A stretch of DNA from Cellulomonas fengjieae:
CTGGCGCGCGCAGGCCTACCGGTCCCGGACGGCTTCGTCGTGCCCTTCGCCGCCTACCGCACCGATCTGGACCTGCGCCCCGGCCTGAGCGACGCGCTCGCCCGGGAGCTCGCCGCGCTCGGCGACCCGCCCGTCGCCGTGCGCTCCTCGGCCGGCGACGAGGACACCGCCCTGGCGTCCGCCGCCGGTCAGCACGAGACCGTGCTCGGCGTGCGGGGCGTCGACCAGGTGGCCGACGCCGTCCGTGCCTGCTGGGCGTCGCTCCACTCGCCGACCGCGCTCGCCTACCGGGCCGCGACGCCGCACCGGCCCGCGGACCCGGTGATGGCGGTCCTCGTCCAGCGCCTCGTGGACGCAGAGGTGTCCGGGGTGATGTTCACCCCGGCCGGCTCGGACGGCGTGACGCGGATCGAGGCGTCGTGGGGGCTCGGCACCAGCGTCGTCGGGGGCACCGTCACCCCGGACGCCTACCGGGTAGAGCCCGGCGGGACGGTCCGTCGGCGGATCGCCGACAAGCGGACCCGCGTGGACCGGGCGGGGACACGCGTCGTGACGAGCGAGGTCGCCGAACTCGACCGGGGCAGACCCGCGCTCGACGAGGCGACGGCGCTGCGGCTCGCCGACCTCGGGCGCCGCGTCGGTACGGTCCTCGGCGGCGCGCTGGACATCGAGTGGGCGGTGGTCGACGGCGAGCTCTGGGTGCTGCAGGCCCGGCCGGTCACCGCGGACCTCCCTGCACCGGCACCGCCCACGCTGGCTCTGCTCACCGGGACACCAGGCAGCCGGGGCAGCGCCACCGGCACCGCGCGGATCGTCCGCGGCCCCGGCGACTTCACGCGGACGCGGGCCGGCGACATCCTCGTCTGCCCGTGGACGGACCCGGGCTGGACGCCCCTGCTGCGCCTCGTGGCCGGCGTGGTCACCGAGACCGGCGGGGCGCTCTCGCACGCCGCCATCGTGGCTCGCGAGCGAGGGATACCCGCCGTCCTCGGAGTCCCGGGCGCGACGACGACGCTGCGCGACGGCACCACGATCACGATCGACGGCGACGCCGGCACGGTCACCAGCAACCACCCCTGAGGACGGCACATGGCAACACGGCACCTCTACGTGGCCCGGCACGGCGACGCCGACGCGTTCGGCGAGCTCACGGACACCGGTCGCCGGCAGGCGGGTCTCCTGGGTGAACGCCTCGCGCACCTCCCCATCGACGCCGTCTGGCACTCGCCCCTCCCACGCGCCGCCGACAGCGCGCACGAGCTCGCCCGACACCTGCCCGGCGTGCCCGTCGCCGCGGCTCCGGAGCTCATCGACCACGTCCCGCACGTCCCCGCCCCGGCCGAGACGCCACCGCCCCTGCGCGGGTTCTTCGACGGGTACGACGAGGCCGAGGCCGCCGCGGGGACCCGGCTCGCCGACGCACTGACCGCCCGGTTCGCCGCCGACCCGGATCCGGCCGCGCAGGCCCGCGACACGCACGAGGTGCTCGTGACGCACGCCTACCAGGTCGCGTGGCTGGTGCGGCACGCGCTGGACGCGCCCGCGTCCCGCTGGCTCGGCCTGAACAGCGGCAACACCGCCCTGACGGTCCTCACCTACCGCCCGGGCCTGCCGCCGACGCTGGTGATGTTCAACGACATGAGCCACCTGCCCGCCGAGCTGCGCTGGACGGGGTTCCCCACGACCGCCAGAGCGTGACACGCGGGTGCATGGTGCACCGGCGTCGCGCGTCCCTAGGGTGGGGGCGTGAGCAGCGACCCCGTGGCACGCCTCGAGTACGAGTCCATGGTCTTCGCGCGGCACCTTGCCGGGAGCACCCGCCGCTCCGGCGGAGAGCTCGACCAGAGCGCGTACGTGCTGCTCACCCTCCTGCAGGCCTGCGGGCCGTCGAGCATCGGCGACCTCGCCGCCACCACGGGCCTCGACGCCTCCACGCTCAACCGGCAGACCGCCGCGCTCCTGCGCAACGGCCACGCCGAGCGGATCACCGACCCCGACGGCGGCGTCGCGCGCAAGTTCCGGCTGACCCCGGACGGCGAGCGCGCGCTCAACGAGGAACGGTCCGCGAGCACCGCGGCGCTCGACGCGATCACCGCCGACTGGGCCGACGACGACCGCGCCGCCCTGGCCACCCTGCTCGGCAACCTCAACATGTCGATCGAGGCGCGCGTCGGGCGCAGCTGGCCCCGGCCGGAGCTGTAGGGCTCGTTCAGGAGCTGGCGACGTCGCGGCGCGCGATGGCCCACACCCCCAGCAACGCTCCTGCCACGCCGACGGCCGCCAGCAGGACGAGAGGCCCGACCTGTGGGTCGGGTACGGCGACGTCCGGCACGTGACCGAAGATCGCCAGGTCCTGGATGCGTTCGCCGACACCGAGCAGGCCACCCAGCAGGACGAGTGCGGAGCTGAGGACCAAGGGGACCCACGTGAGCCACCCGCGTCGCGGCCAGCGGCCGACGACGAAGGCGCCCCAGCCGATCAGCGCCAGCACGGCGGGCCACTGGCCCACCGCGGAGGCGAGCGCGCGCCTGGCGACGTCGTCCCCGTCCATCACCTGCGGGGTGACGACCGCGGCAAGCGCCCCGGTGACCAGCAGCAGGACCAGGCTCGCCGCGCCGGTCACGACGACCCGCCACGCCAGCGGGGCCCACCTGCGCGTGCCCGTGGACAGGACGAGGTCGGTGCGACCCGCCGTCTCGTCGCGGGAGACGGTCAGGATGCTCAGCAGTGCGAACGCGCACGTGCCGATGGCCACGAGCGTGCCGACGTAGCCGAGGAACCCGGCGACCGGGTCCAGAGTTCCGACCTGTGTGCCCAGGAACCCGCCGAGCTGGTCGCGCCGGGCCTGTTCGACCGCACCGGAACCCATCGCGTCGAACGCGGTGCCGAGGCACGCCACTGCGACGGTCCACCGCGCGGCCTGCGCGGAGACAAGTCGCGCCGTCAGGCCGAGTCCGGACCCGATGATCCGCCGCGGCATCCGGCGCTCGCCGCGCGCCACGAGCCCGGCACCGTGCTCCCGGCGGCGGGCCAGCCACACGCTCAGTCCGCCGAGACCAGCCGCGACGGCCACCGCCACGAGCGCCGCCCACGCCCGGTTGCCGTCGAACGGGCGGACGGAGGCGCGCAGGCCGAGGACGCTGAGGTGGTTCAGCCACGGGATGTCCTGCACGTCGGCGGTGGCCCGCAGCAGGAACGCCCCCGCGAGCAGGGTGAAGCCCAGGCTGCGGGCACCCGTCGCCGTCGGTGCCACCTGGGCCACGACCACCGTCAGGTACGCGGTCAGCAGGAACGTCGTGCCGACCGCGGTACCGAACAGCAGCGCGCCCGGCCAGGTGATCCCGTCGACCCGCCCCGTCGAGAGAGCCACCGCGGCGCCACAGCCCAGGGCGACCACCGACGCGACCGCGGCGAGCGCGAGCAGCGCGGCGTGCAGGGGCGCGGCCGGTGGCACGCCGGAGCCGCGCAGCAGCTCCACCGTGCCGTCGTCCTCCCCGGCGCGCGTCATGGCCACCGCCGTCACCACGGCCATGATGCCCGCGAGGATCGTCGCGAAGGCGCCGATCTCCCAGACGAACATGTGCGCGGGCTGCTCCCCGGCGAGCACGCCGTACAGCACCGTCGACGCGGCGTTGTGCTGTGCCAGCTCGGTCGCCGCGCGTCGCTGCTCGGCCGTGGCGTACGTGGTCTGGTAGGCCGAGGTGGTGGCGCCGGTCAGCACGACGAGGAGCCCGGTCCACGCCGAGAGCTGGCCCCGGTGCCGCCGCAGCAGCAGCCGGACCAGACGAGGCTCGGGCCGGCTCATCGTGCCCGCACCTCGTAGTGCCGGCGGAACAGGTCCTCCAGCCGCGTGGGGGTGCAGGTGATGTCCAGCGCCCCACCGCCCGCGAGCGCCGACAGGACGGCGGGCACCTGGGCGCGCGGGACGTCGAGCCGCAGGTCCGGACCCGGCCCGGGGTCCGCGATGCCCGCCCGCCGCAGGCCGGCCGCCACGGCCACGGCCTGCTCGGGAGCCACGGTCGCCGTCACCTGCGAGCCGCCGAGCAGG
This window harbors:
- a CDS encoding PEP/pyruvate-binding domain-containing protein; its protein translation is MLVPLRDADVAACGGKAGALGRLARAGLPVPDGFVVPFAAYRTDLDLRPGLSDALARELAALGDPPVAVRSSAGDEDTALASAAGQHETVLGVRGVDQVADAVRACWASLHSPTALAYRAATPHRPADPVMAVLVQRLVDAEVSGVMFTPAGSDGVTRIEASWGLGTSVVGGTVTPDAYRVEPGGTVRRRIADKRTRVDRAGTRVVTSEVAELDRGRPALDEATALRLADLGRRVGTVLGGALDIEWAVVDGELWVLQARPVTADLPAPAPPTLALLTGTPGSRGSATGTARIVRGPGDFTRTRAGDILVCPWTDPGWTPLLRLVAGVVTETGGALSHAAIVARERGIPAVLGVPGATTTLRDGTTITIDGDAGTVTSNHP
- a CDS encoding histidine phosphatase family protein, with the translated sequence MATRHLYVARHGDADAFGELTDTGRRQAGLLGERLAHLPIDAVWHSPLPRAADSAHELARHLPGVPVAAAPELIDHVPHVPAPAETPPPLRGFFDGYDEAEAAAGTRLADALTARFAADPDPAAQARDTHEVLVTHAYQVAWLVRHALDAPASRWLGLNSGNTALTVLTYRPGLPPTLVMFNDMSHLPAELRWTGFPTTARA
- a CDS encoding MarR family winged helix-turn-helix transcriptional regulator; translated protein: MSSDPVARLEYESMVFARHLAGSTRRSGGELDQSAYVLLTLLQACGPSSIGDLAATTGLDASTLNRQTAALLRNGHAERITDPDGGVARKFRLTPDGERALNEERSASTAALDAITADWADDDRAALATLLGNLNMSIEARVGRSWPRPEL